The Mycobacteriales bacterium genome contains a region encoding:
- a CDS encoding DoxX family protein, which produces MIRRLARPLLGAALISSGLEAWQGIDRRTAHAERLGVPEPVRTTRAAAAIQMGGGALLVLNRMPRLVALALAATVIPEAVTGH; this is translated from the coding sequence ATGATTCGACGACTGGCTCGTCCGCTCCTCGGAGCGGCGCTGATCAGCTCGGGCCTGGAAGCCTGGCAGGGCATCGATCGAAGGACTGCCCACGCGGAACGGCTGGGCGTGCCGGAGCCCGTCCGCACGACCCGCGCGGCGGCGGCGATCCAGATGGGCGGTGGAGCGCTGCTCGTCCTCAACCGGATGCCGAGGCTGGTCGCGCTTGCGCTCGCGGCGACGGTGATCCCCGAGGCGGTCACCGGCCAC
- a CDS encoding GDP-mannose 4,6-dehydratase encodes MVRSALITGVGGQDGVHLARFLIAQGYQVVGTVRSGHPDQLRLAAYLDGVDVVEADVRDAAAMRRLIYEARPDEVYNLAALSSVGSSWVDEREVAEVNGVAVGRLLEVLLRYRDECGSAPRFFQASSAEIFGPAQAHPQTERTPRQPLSPYGLAKLTAHETATRFRDRYGLHVSNGILFNHESPLRHPRFVIRKISQAAAALATGGSADLALGTLEIRRDWGAAADVVRAMWLMLQQDVPDDYVIATGVSTSLRQLAEIAFAVAGFDDPWRFVREDPAIERPMDPPQLWGDATHAREILGWVPGRTLTDVMKEMVEADIERLRRGVAESPDLLSGRT; translated from the coding sequence GTGGTCCGTTCCGCACTCATCACCGGCGTCGGTGGGCAGGACGGCGTCCACCTTGCGCGCTTCCTGATCGCACAGGGCTACCAGGTCGTTGGCACGGTTCGGTCCGGCCATCCCGACCAGCTGCGGCTCGCGGCGTACCTCGACGGGGTCGATGTCGTCGAGGCAGACGTTCGCGACGCAGCCGCGATGCGACGGCTGATCTACGAGGCTCGACCCGACGAGGTCTACAACCTGGCCGCGCTGAGCTCGGTCGGCTCGTCGTGGGTCGACGAGCGCGAGGTCGCCGAGGTCAACGGGGTCGCCGTCGGCCGGCTGCTCGAGGTGCTGCTCCGCTACCGGGACGAGTGCGGCTCGGCGCCGAGGTTCTTCCAGGCGTCGAGCGCAGAGATCTTCGGGCCTGCACAGGCGCATCCACAGACCGAGCGGACGCCGCGGCAGCCGCTCAGCCCGTACGGGTTGGCGAAGCTGACCGCGCACGAGACGGCGACCCGCTTCCGGGACCGCTACGGCCTGCATGTCAGCAACGGCATCCTGTTCAATCACGAGAGCCCGTTGCGGCATCCGAGATTCGTCATCCGCAAGATCTCCCAGGCGGCAGCCGCGCTTGCCACCGGAGGCAGTGCCGACCTCGCGCTCGGCACGCTCGAGATCCGGCGCGACTGGGGCGCCGCCGCGGATGTCGTCCGCGCGATGTGGCTCATGCTCCAGCAGGACGTCCCGGACGACTATGTGATCGCGACCGGGGTGTCGACCTCATTGCGGCAGCTCGCGGAGATCGCGTTCGCCGTAGCCGGCTTCGACGACCCGTGGCGGTTCGTCCGAGAGGATCCCGCCATCGAACGACCTATGGACCCGCCGCAGCTGTGGGGCGATGCGACGCACGCCCGCGAGATCCTCGGGTGGGTGCCGGGAAGAACACTCACCGATGTGATGAAGGAAATGGTCGAGGCCGACATCGAACGGTTGCGTCGCGGCGTGGCGGAATCGCCCGACTTGCTCTCGGGACGAACCTGA
- the gmd gene encoding GDP-mannose 4,6-dehydratase, with protein sequence MAKRALITGITGQDGSYLAELLLAKGYEVHGIIRRASSFNTHRLDHLYVDAHEPHARLFLHFGDLTDGTRLVTLLSKVQPDEVYHLAAQTHVRVSFDEPEYTGLTTGLGTTRLLEAIRATGLATRFYQASSSEMFGAAPPPQDETTPFHPRSPYGVAKVYSYWMARNYREAYGLFACNGILFNHESPRRGATFVTHKITRAAAAIATGQQQDLYLGNLDAVRDWGYAPEYVEAMWLMLQQDEPDDYVVATGAPYSVRDFVQFAFDHVGLDWQRHVRFDERYVRPAEADSLVGDASKAAMALGWKAMVLAPELARIMVDADLAELAGGADNERS encoded by the coding sequence ATGGCCAAGCGCGCCCTGATCACCGGAATCACCGGCCAGGACGGCTCCTACCTGGCCGAGTTGTTGCTCGCCAAGGGCTACGAGGTGCACGGCATCATCCGCCGCGCATCGTCGTTCAACACCCATCGGCTCGATCATCTGTACGTCGACGCGCACGAGCCACACGCTCGGTTGTTCCTCCACTTCGGCGACCTCACCGACGGCACCAGACTCGTGACGCTGCTCAGCAAGGTGCAGCCCGACGAGGTCTACCACCTCGCGGCACAGACTCACGTCCGCGTGTCGTTCGACGAGCCGGAGTACACCGGGCTCACCACCGGGCTCGGGACCACCCGGCTGCTCGAGGCGATCCGCGCAACCGGGCTCGCCACCCGCTTCTATCAAGCCTCGTCCTCCGAGATGTTCGGTGCCGCGCCGCCGCCGCAGGACGAGACGACTCCCTTCCACCCGCGCTCCCCGTACGGCGTTGCGAAGGTCTACTCGTACTGGATGGCTCGCAACTACCGCGAGGCGTACGGGCTGTTTGCCTGCAACGGCATCCTGTTCAACCACGAGTCGCCGCGCAGAGGCGCGACGTTCGTCACACACAAGATCACGCGCGCCGCGGCTGCCATCGCGACCGGACAGCAGCAAGACCTGTATCTCGGCAACCTCGACGCCGTACGCGACTGGGGCTACGCCCCGGAGTACGTCGAGGCGATGTGGCTCATGCTCCAGCAGGACGAGCCCGACGACTACGTCGTGGCAACCGGCGCGCCTTACTCGGTGCGCGACTTCGTGCAGTTCGCGTTCGACCACGTCGGGTTGGACTGGCAACGACACGTGCGCTTCGACGAGCGATACGTCCGGCCGGCCGAAGCGGACTCGCTGGTCGGCGACGCGAGCAAGGCTGCGATGGCGCTCGGCTGGAAGGCGATGGTTCTGGCGCCGGAGCTTGCGCGCATCATGGTCGACGCCGACCTTGCCGAGCTGGCCGGCGGCGCCGACAACGAGAGATCGTGA
- a CDS encoding MBL fold metallo-hydrolase yields the protein MSTADWTTPGVDEVAPGVYRIPLPLPNDGLRAVNVYAVTGPDGPVLVDAGWSVPEAMTRLRDALTELGIEIGDIARFLVTHVHRDHYSQAIRIRQEFGTRVSLGAEERWALDAIMRPGRHPVEEQIRMLRELAADDLADQLEAHLGAVDRMDWELPDDWFTNGEVISVNGRGLEVVETPGHTRGHVVFHDLAGGLLFAGDHVLPTITPSIGFEPVVASNPLGSFLASLALVRSRPDAMLLPAHGPVTGSVHARVDELVEHHRARLDAMTAVLGWGVDTAAGVAVEVSWTRRGRRFDALDLFNRFLAVCETGAHLDLLVAQGRVALQVRDGVRHYALV from the coding sequence GTGAGCACGGCGGACTGGACCACGCCCGGCGTCGATGAGGTGGCGCCGGGCGTCTACCGGATTCCGTTGCCGTTACCGAACGACGGGTTACGGGCCGTCAACGTCTACGCGGTGACCGGGCCCGACGGACCGGTGCTTGTCGACGCGGGCTGGTCGGTGCCCGAGGCGATGACCCGGCTCAGGGACGCGCTGACCGAGCTCGGCATCGAAATCGGCGACATCGCGCGCTTCCTCGTCACGCACGTCCATCGAGACCACTACAGCCAGGCGATCCGGATTCGTCAGGAGTTCGGCACCAGGGTGAGCCTCGGGGCCGAGGAGCGATGGGCGCTCGACGCGATCATGCGGCCGGGCCGGCATCCGGTGGAGGAGCAGATCCGGATGCTGCGGGAGCTCGCAGCCGATGACCTCGCGGACCAGCTCGAAGCGCACCTCGGTGCGGTCGATCGGATGGACTGGGAGCTGCCTGACGACTGGTTCACGAACGGCGAGGTCATCTCGGTCAACGGTCGTGGGCTCGAGGTGGTCGAGACTCCCGGTCACACCCGTGGTCACGTCGTGTTCCACGATCTCGCCGGCGGGTTGCTGTTCGCGGGTGACCACGTGCTCCCGACGATCACGCCGTCCATCGGCTTCGAGCCGGTCGTCGCGAGCAACCCGCTCGGGTCGTTTCTCGCGTCCCTGGCACTCGTCCGCAGCCGACCCGATGCGATGCTGCTGCCCGCGCACGGACCGGTGACCGGCAGCGTGCATGCACGTGTCGACGAGCTCGTCGAGCATCACCGAGCCCGGCTCGATGCGATGACCGCCGTGCTGGGGTGGGGCGTCGACACTGCCGCCGGCGTTGCCGTGGAGGTGTCGTGGACCAGACGGGGGCGTCGCTTCGACGCGCTGGATCTGTTCAACCGGTTCCTCGCGGTCTGCGAGACCGGCGCGCACCTCGACCTTCTCGTCGCGCAGGGCCGGGTGGCGCTCCAGGTGCGCGACGGTGTGCGCCACTACGCGCTGGTGTAA